A portion of the Limanda limanda chromosome 3, fLimLim1.1, whole genome shotgun sequence genome contains these proteins:
- the gnao1b gene encoding guanine nucleotide binding protein (G protein), alpha activating activity polypeptide O, b, whose amino-acid sequence MGCTLSAEERAALDRSKAIERNLKEDGQTAAKDVKLLLLGGGESGKSTIVKQMKIIHEDGFSGDDVKQYKPVVYSNTIQSLAAILRAMDSLAIEFGDKDRKADAKLVCDVVTRMEDTEPYSAELLTAMTRVWTDAGTQECFSRAREYQLNDSAQYYLDSLDRIGAPDYQPTEQDILRTRVKTTGIVETHFTFKNLHFRLFDVGGQRSERKKWIHCFEDVTAIIFCVAMSGYDQVLHEDETTNRMHESLMLFDSICNNKFFIDTSIILFLNKKDLFAEKIKKSPLTICFPEYTGANTYDDATAYIQVQFESKNRSPNKEIYCHLTCATDTGNIQVVFDAVTDIIIANNLRGCGLY is encoded by the exons ATGGGATGTACACTGAGCGCCGAGGAGCGCGCCGCTCTTGACCGGAGCAAGGCCATCGAGAGGAACCTGAAGGAGGACGGACAGACGGCCGCCAAGGAcgtcaagctgctgctgctcg GCGGCGGGGAGTCCGGTAAAAGCACCATCGTCAAACAGATGAA gATTATCCATGAAGATGGCTTTTCTGGGGATGATGTGAAGCAGTATAAGCCTGTGGTCTACAGCAACACCATCCAGAGCTTGGCAGCCATCCTCCGAGCCATGGACTCACTGGCCATCGAGTTTGGAGACAAGGATAGAAAA GCCGATGCCAAGCTGGTGTGTGATGTGGTCACTCGTATGGAGGACACAGAGCCGTACTCTGCAGAGCTTCTCACAGCAATGACGCGTGTCTGGACCGACGCTGGCACTCAGGAGTGCTTCAGCCGTGCCCGTGAATACCAGCTGAACGACTCTGCTCAATA CTACCTTGACAGTCTAGATCGGATCGGGGCACCAGACTATCAGCCCACAGAGCAGGACATCCTGAGAACCCGAGTGAAGACCACTGGTATCGTTGAAACCCACTTCACCTTCAAAAACCTCCATTTCAG gCTTTTTGAcgtgggaggtcagaggtcagagaggaagaagtggaTCCACTGCTTTGAAGATGTGACAGCCATTATCTTCTGTGTCGCTATGAGTGGATACGACCAGGTGCTCCATGAAGACGAGACTACT AACCGCATGCACGAGTCGCTCATGCTCTTCGACTCCATCTGTAACAACAAGTTCTTCATCGACAcctccatcatcctcttcctcaacaAGAAGGATCTGTTTGCTGAGAAGATCAAGAAGTCCCCACTGACGATCTGTTTTCCAGAATACACAG gTGCTAATACTTACGACGATGCTACTGCATATATTCAGGTTCAGTTTGAGAGTAAGAACCGCTCTCCCAATAAGGAGATCTactgtcacctgacctgtgcCACAGACACAGGTAACATCCAGGTAGTGTTTGATGCCGTCACTGACATCATTATTGCAAACAACCTGAGAGGGTGTGGCTTATACTGA
- the cog4 gene encoding conserved oligomeric Golgi complex subunit 4 — MADSGTIAARRCDSGPVSSISMDTICGLTELEDLEGVYQQLCVEETEVEVELDRLVGQEGSIHTKMLALQRMGPNLQLIGGDASQLSGMITFTCSLAENVSRKVRQLDLAKTRLYNVIQRADDILDLKFCTDGVQTALRNEDFEQAAAHIHRYLSLDQSVIELSRQGEESSVVDASLVMLQEAEQKLKVIVAQKLDEAVAAVDLAQVERFFKIFPLLGLHQQGIARFGQYLCSQLASKAEENLLLATGGDLGEKRALLVFADTLTLLLEGIARVIETHQPIVETYYGPGHLYTLITHLQQECDRQAQKIVDKFIQQRGYHNKFQIVQGNMMKGMPGETIEPRELDPVLAEVTLMNARSELYLRFLRRRMMADFEVGDARSITQEHQQNVETLLKHCLLSTTMQELICFYVPMEEYYMRESVSKAVAMDTYEKGQLTSSMVDDCFYIVKKCISRALSSSSIDCLCAMINHANSALESDFREVLYNKLRQGFPATTLQDIQRGVSSAVSLMQSSLQQGKFNTMGIESAEHAKAAFLVTLNNVEVCSENITTLKRNLENDCSKLFSQGGFSGEQAKIESCLSDLVNTSTKFKDLLQEGLTELNTTAVKPQVKPWISSFLAISHNVEEEEFNDYEANDPWVQQLIVNLEQLMAEFKTALSPVSYDTLTSLMTSLISIEMEKTVLKCSFSRLGGLQFDKELRSLVAYLTTVTTWTIRDKFARLTQMATILNLERVTEILDYWGSNSGPLTWRLTPAEVRQVLALRIDFRSEDIKRLRL; from the exons ATGGCGGACAGTGGAACCATAGCGGCCAGAAGATGTGACTCCGGCCCGGTGTCCTCCATCAGCATGGACACCATCTGTGGGCTGACGGAGCTGGAGGACCTGGAGGGGGTTTACCAGCAGCTCTGCGTGGAGGAG ACAGAAGTGGAGGTTGAGCTGGACAGACTAGTGGGGCAGGAGGGGTCCATTCACACCAAGATGCTGGCACTGCAGAGGATGGG GCCCAACCTGCAGTTGATCGGAGGAGACGCCAGTCAACTGTCAGGCATGATCACATTTACCTGCAGCCTGGCTGAAAACGTGAGCCGCAAAGTCCGACAGCTTGACCTGGCAaag ACTCGGCTGTACAACGTCATCCAGCGTGCTGATGATATCCTCGACCTGAAGTTCTGCACCGACGGCGTGCAGACGGCTCTGCGTAACGAGGATTTTGAGCAGGCGGCTGCCCACATCCACCGCTACCTTTCTCTGGACCAGTCGGTTATAGAGCTGAGCAGGCAGGGAGAAGAAA GCAGTGTTGTGGACGCCAGCTTAGTCATGCTGCAGGAGGCCGAGCAGAAGCTGAAGGTCATAGTTGCTCAGAAGCTGGATGAAGCTGTAGCAGCAGTTGATCTTGCACAGGTGGAAAGGTTTTTCAAGATCTTCCCTCTGTTGGGCCTCCACCAGCAGGGCATCGCCCGCTTCGGTCAATATCTCTGCAGTCAG CTTGCCTCCAAAGCCGAGGAAAACCTGCTTCTCGCTACAGGAGGTGACCTGGGTGAGAAGAGAGCACTGCTGGTCTTTGCAGACACACTGACGCTGCTGTTGGAAG GCATTGCTCGTGTCATTGAGACTCATCAGCCTATAGTGGAGACGTATTATGGTCCAGGGCATTTGTACACACTCATCACTCACCTCCAGCAGGAATGTGACCGACAGGCTCAAAAAATAGTCGACAAGTTCATCCAGCAGAGAGGATACCACAACAAG TTCCAGATTGTGCAGGGCAACATGATGAAGGGCATGCCAGGGGAGACAATCGAGCCCAG GGAGCTGGACCCTGTGCTGGCAGAAGTAACCTTGATGAACGCACGGTCAGAGCTCTACCTGCGCTTTTTACGGCGCCGCATGATGGCCGACTTCGAAGTTGGAGACGCTCGGAGCATCACACAGG AACATCAGCAGAATGTGGAGACGCTGTTGAAACACTGCCTGCTGAGTACAACAATGCAGGAGCTGATCTGCTTCTATGTTCCAATGGAAGAATATTACATGAGGGAGTCTGTAAGCAAG GCTGTTGCTATGGATACGTATGAAAAGGGACAGCTGACCTCCAGTATGGTGGACGACTGTTTCTACATTGTGAAGAAGTGCATCAGCAGAGCTTTGTCCAGCTCCAGCATCGACTGCCTGTGTGCCATGATCAACCACGCTAACTCCGCGCTGGAGTCGGACTTCAG GGAGGTGTTGTACAATAAGCTGCGGCAGGGCTTCCCGGCCACGACGCTTCAGGACATCCAGCGCGGCGTCAGCAGCGCGGTCAGTCTGATGCAGAGCAGCTTGCAACAGGGCAAGTTCAACACAATGGGCATTGAGAGCGCTGAACACGCTAAGGCTGCGTTTCTG GTGACTCTGAATAATGTTGAGGTGTGTAGTGAGAATATCACGACTTTAAAGAGGAATCTGGAG AACGACTGTTCCAAGTTGTTCAGTCAGGGCGGCTTCTCTGGAGAACAAGCCAAGATTGAAAGCTGTTTGTCCGACCTCGTCAACACATCTACAAAGTTCAAGGATCTGTTACAG GAGGGTCTGACTGAGTTAAACACCACAGCAGTGAAGCCTCAGGTCAAACCGTGGATCAGTAGCTTCCTGGCAATCTCACATAACGTGGAGGAG GAGGAGTTTAATGATTATGAAGCTAATGATCCCTGGGTGCAGCAGCTCATCGTTAACTTGGAGCAGCTCATGGCAGAATTCAAG ACGGCCCTCTCTCCTGTCAGTTACGACACCCTCACCAGCCTCATGACCAGCTTGATATCAATAGAGATGGAGAAGACAGTCCTCAAATGCTCATTCAGCAGG CTCGGAGGGCTGCAGTTCGATAAAGAGCTTCGGTCTCTTGTGGCGTACCTCACCACTGTGACCACCTGGACCATCAGGGATAAGTTTGCTCGCCTCACACAGATGGCCACCATCCTCAACCTGGAGCGG GTTACCGAGATCTTGGACTACTGGGGCTCTAACTCGGGCCCCCTGACGTGGCGGCTGACGCCAGCTGAGGTGCGGCAGGTTCTGGCCCTGCGTATCGACTTCAGAAGTGAAGATATCAAGAGGCTGAGGCTGTAA
- the gfod2 gene encoding glucose-fructose oxidoreductase domain-containing protein 2: MLPGVGVFGTGSTARVLVPLLKAEGFEVHALWGRSEEEAGCLAKELGIPFHTSRSDDVLLHQDVDLVCIYIPPSMTRQIAVKALGIGKNVVCEKAATAVDSFKMVTAARYYPQLLSIMGNTLRFLPAFVAMRQLLVEGYVGEMQVCDVRVYGPSLLDQSYGWTCEELMGGGGLHTVGSAIIDLLSYLTGARAQRVHGLLRTFVQQNGLIRGIRRVTSDDFCFFQMLMGGTGSRSGGVCCTVTLNFNMPGSFVHEVMVVGSTGRLVARGTELYGQRNGSNGEELLLGDSGWVGPELKEMPLPHLRGLSSMVKALRESFQAHEERRSWAQGPVAMAPTFEDGLYVQTVVEAVKRSSCSGEWECVEIMSEEPDPNHNLCEALQRNKN, encoded by the exons ATGTTGCCAGGAGTGGGTGTGTTTGGCACAGGGAGCACAGCCCGGGTGCTGGTCCCACTGTTGAAAGCTGAGGGCTTCGAGGTTCATGCGCTCTGGGGCCGAAGCGAAGAGGAGGCAGGCTGCTTGGCCAAGGAGCTTGGAATACCATTTCACACCAGCCGATCTGATGACGTCCTGCTGCACCAGGATGTCGACCTCGTTTGCATCTATATTCCTCCCTCAATGACGAGGCAGATTGCTGTCAAAGCACTGG gtataGGAAAGAATGTTGTGTGTGAGAAAGCTGCGACTGCTGTGGATTCATTCAAGATGGTGACTGCCGCCAGATACTATCCCCAGCTGCTCAGCATTATGGGTAATACCCTGCGCTTCCTGCCAGCCTTTGTTGCGATGCGTCAGTTGCTGGTGGAGGGGTATGTGGGTGAAATGCAGGTGTGCGATGTCCGGGTCTACGGCCCGAGCCTCCTGGACCAGTCGTACGGCTGGACCTGCGAGGAGCTGATGGGAGGAGGTGGTCTGCACACTGTCGGCTCTGCCATCATCGACCTTTTAAGTTACCTGACTGGTGCCCGAGCCCAGCGCGTGCACGGCTTACTGCGGACTTTTGTACAACAGAATGGTTTGATCCGAGGCATCCGCCGCGTCACCAGTGACGATTTCTGCTTCTTCCAAATGTTGATGGGTGGAACTGGCTCTCGCTCTGGTGGTGTGTGCTGCACCGTGACCCTGAACTTCAACATGCCGGGGTCGTTCGTGCACGAGGTTATGGTGGTTGGATCCACTGGCAGGTTGGTTGCCAGAGGCACAGAACTGTATGGTCAACGCAACGGGAGTAACGGTGAGGagctgttgctaggcgacagcgGATGGGTGGGGCCAGAGTTGAAAGAGATGCCCCTGCCTCACCTGCGGGGGCTGAGCTCCATGGTGAAGGCACTGCGAGAGTCTTTTCAGGCTCACGAGGAGCGCAGGTCATGGGCGCAAGGACCAGTTGCCATGGCACCAACATTTGAGGATGGTCTGTATGTGCAGACGGTGGTGGAGGCCGTGAAGCGCTCCAGCTGTAGCGGAGAATGGGAGTGTGTTGAGATCATGAGTGAGGAGCCGGATCCCAACCACAACTTGTGTGAGGCTCTGCAGAGAAATAAGAACTAA
- the tradd gene encoding tumor necrosis factor receptor type 1-associated DEATH domain protein encodes MADKTVDHGPWTGCAVMFLQSLCPNVNLLSLYKDRQGKFLVFKVIKLTLIDSAGGLGGYEILKVHDADPFLGVEVKFVDVAACQQFLDCYSSGAVRQSLSQHACRLFALPQELMLKTQLKASTHILDLYMDKLELCLQHIHLSQPERLRDEEIEDLEQQLQSQALGPSPQSTFITQEEPPVPSNCFKFQNKVVEDRMLTAADVQSFSNGVGRQWKHVGRALGKSCRALKSPAIDNLAYEYEREGLYEQAYQLLSRFIQAEGRAAKLSRLVKALEDCKLTSLAENILDVMPRE; translated from the exons ATGGCGGACAAGACTGTGGATCATGGGCCATGGACAGGATGTGCAGTTATGTTTCTGCAGTCGCTCTGTCCCAATGTGaacctgctctctctctacAAAGACCGACAGGGAAAGTTCCTCGTTTTCAAAGTCATCAAATTGACACTTATAG ATTCTGCAGGAGGTCTGGGTGGTTATGAGATACTGAAGGTCCATGACGCTGATCCCTTCCTGGGGGTGGAGGTGAAGTTTGTAGATGTGGCAGCATGTCAGCAGTTCTTGGACTGCTACAGCTCCGGAGCGGTgcgtcagtctctctctcaacaCGCCTGCCGGCTTTTTGCTCTGCCACAAGAGCTGATGTTGAAAACCCAGCTGAAGGCCAGCACGCACATCCTGGACCTCTACATGGACAAGCTGGAACTTTGTCTACAGCACATCCACCTTTCACAG CCCGAGCGCCTGCGCGATGAGGAGATTGAGgatctggagcagcagctgcagagtcagGCCCTCGGTCCTTCCCCACAGTCCACCTTCATCACACAGGAAGAGCCTCCTGTCCCCAGCAACTGCTTCAAGTTTCAGAATAAAGTGGTTG AGGACCGAATGCTGACGGCAGCAGATGTTCAGAGCTTTTCTAATGGAGTGGGCCGTCAGTGGAAACATGTAGGGAGGGCCCTGGGGAAGAGCTGCCGCGCTCTGAAGAGTCCGGCCATAGACAACCTGGCCTACGAGTACGAGCGAGAGGGGCTGTATGAGCAAGCCTATCAGTTGCTCAGCCGCTTCATCCAGGCGGAGGGGAGAGCGGCCAAGCTGAGCCGGCTGGTCAAAGCACTGGAGGACTGCAAACTCACCAGCCTGGCTGAAAATATTCTGGACGTTATGCCAAGAGAGTAA
- the thap11 gene encoding THAP domain-containing protein 11: MPGFTCCVPGCYNNSHRDRDLRFYTFPKDPALRELWLRNISRAGVSGCFSTFQPTTGHRVCSVHFAGGRKTYSIRVPSLFPLRGVNERRSRRGRGRKVSAGGAATSGIVITSVLGNTGDGAEGVEASDDTITVVQIGQNGEYLGTARLPAPSEATCYTAATASADELNADDSSVDAASILQQLPVQYVSVTSSPLDHSYSLTTGTTSTELLRKLNEQRDIIALMEVKMKEMKASIRQLRVAEAKLQEEVRERDRLLYGNSVALSVRKKV; encoded by the coding sequence ATGCCCGGCTTTACGTGCTGCGTGCCCGGTTGCTACAACAACTCGCACCGGGACCGGGACCTGCGGTTCTACACGTTCCCCAAGGACCCGGCGCTGCGGGAGCTGTGGCTGAGGAACATCTCCCGGGCCGGGGTCAGCGGCTGCTTCAGCACCTTCCAGCCCACCACGGGCCACCGGGTCTGCAGCGTGCACTTCGCCGGCGGGAGGAAGACCTACAGCATCCGGGTGCCGTCCCTCTTCCCGCTGCGGGGCGTGAACGAGCGACGGAGCCGGCGGGGCCGAGGCAGGAAGGTGTCCGCCGGGGGGGCTGCCACCTCCGGGATCGTCATCACCAGCGTGCTAGGCAACACGGGGGACGGAGCCGAGGGCGTCGAGGCGAGCGACGACACCATCACCGTGGTGCAGATCGGCCAGAACGGGGAGTACCTGGGCACGGCCCGGCTGCCCGCCCCGTCGGAGGCGACCTGCTACACGGCTGCGACCGCCAGCGCGGACGAGCTCAACGCGGACGACTCGTCGGTGGACGCCGCGTccatcctgcagcagctgccggTGCAGTACGTCAGCGTGACCAGCAGCCCGCTGGACCACTCGTACTCGCTGACCACCGGCACCACGTCCACCGAGCTGCTGCGGAAGCTGAACGAGCAGCGGGACATCATCGCCCTGATGGAGgtgaagatgaaggagatgaaggcGAGCATCCGTCAGCTGCGCGTGGCCGAGGccaagctgcaggaggaggtgcggGAGCGGGACCGGCTGCTGTACGGCAACTCGGTGGCTCTCAGCGTCCGGAAGAAAGTGTGA